Genomic DNA from Lactococcus garvieae:
TCTGCATTAAACTCGTCTGTAGATAACATCACGATAAGTTTATCGCCAAGATTCTTTGCATTGCGTAGCAAGTCCACGTGACTTTCATGGAGGATATCGAAAGTTCCTGCGACGAGAACTCTTTTTTCTTTATTCATTTGTTTACCAATCTATCGTTTAGTTTTCCATTTTAAAAATTTTTTTAAAGGAGATACAAATTGATATTTCCCCTCCCAGTTTTTAACTGCTTCATCAATTCTTTTTGAATTTTCAGAGTCAAAATAAGCAAAATATTTGTTTCGATAGTTCGAAATATTCGGAGCTTTTTTTTCAACAATATATTCTTCTATTTTTTGGAGTAAATCTTCCCCATTATGTACTACTATTTTTGATAAGTCTTTTTCTATATCAAGATAGCTGCCTTGCAGATTTAAATATTCCTGTTGGTCAAATTGAAAAAGAAGTGTAGGAATATCATAATAAAGGGCATCCCACATGATACTGCTATAATCAGTGATAACCAGTTCACTTGTTCGTAATTCCTTATCAAGCGGATGCTCATTTTGATACAGTACTTTTATACACTCACTATCTGATGTAAAATATCTTTCAAATTGGATAAATTTAGGATGCATCATAAAATATAAGGAATAATCATACTCACGTAAAATTTTTTCTAAAGATTTAGAGTGTATTAACTTATGGTACTCTCTATAAAAGTCACTTTCCAAAAAAGATTCATGCGATAATAATTCTAAGTGTGTACGCCACGTTGGCATAAGAAATATTTTTCTTTCTTTCGTTGGGACTATCTTATTATCCCAACGTGCTAATCCTGTGAGAACAATCTGTTCTTCCTCATATCCTAAACAATCTAAGACGATACTTTTCTCCACATTTGAGCTGGTAATAAATAAATCAGCATGATTCAATTTATTATTGGCGAAAAAAGTTCGATCTATTTTTTTCAAACCCAGCACCCCATGTTGTAAGAAAACAAACGGTTTTTTATTGAGAAAAAATCGAGCAATGCTTTGATTGTGTCTCCATGCGTATGCGTGTCCTTTAGACTCTGAAGCAATAAAATATTTTGAAACAATAATCAAAAGAATATGCTTAATGCTCATAAAATAAACTGTATTTTTTTTATATTGGGAAAGTTTTTCTATATCTGGAGAATTTTTTTTGATAATATAGAAAATTTTACTTCTCCTTTTATTTTGTACATAGGAAAAATAATAAAAAGAATTATCACGCGCATAATTGGAAAATTTTTCATATATAAGCTTGGCATCTTTGTAATACCAATAAGTAAAAGGAATAAGAAACAGAGCCACTGCTTCTTTCAACCTATAACGGATATGATCATACTCATCTGCTTCCCGAATCTGTAAAGCTAAATACCCTCCAACAGCAAAATAAGCTGTAATCAAATATTTTTTATAATCATATACTAACGCTTGATATTTCAAATGGAGTAAATTAATTGCCAGTCGCTGTTTTCTTGTACTATTACGGATTCTCTCAGTTTGCTGCTCGCCCTTCTCGTTCTGATATTCTAGGTAAAAGTCATAGTATAGATTAAAAGGGGAGATGTCACGCAATGAGAAAATAAAAGTACACATTTTAGAACTTGTATGATGAGGAGATACACTAAAGGAAAACTTATTATCTTTTCGTGAGTGAACATGTAATGTAGCATTTAAAATATTTTCAGATGCTTTAATCTTAATTTTAATATTTGTTTTAGAAACTTTGATAGTCTTAACTGTTGTCTTCGTCATTTTTCTATTTGCATCTTATCATTTACCTACGAAATATGGGTTATTTACTGAAAGAAAGGTGTTATAATTTTTCGATCAAAATATCTGTAATATTTTTTGAAGCAGTCCCATTGCCATAAGGATTACTCGCCTGGCTCATTCTCTCGTATTCTTTTTCATCTTCTAACAAAGTTTTAAACTCTTTATAAATCGTTTCTTCTTCAGTTCCTACGAGTTTCAGTGTTCCTGCTTTAATACCTTCTGGCCGTTCTGTAGTATCTCGCATTACTAAAACTGGTTTACCTAATGATGGAGCTTCTTCTTGAATGCCACCACTATCTGTCAAAATCATGTAGCTTCGCGCAAGAAAGTTATGAAAATCAATAACCTCTAAGGGTTCAATTAAGCGAATTCGCTCATTATCCCCTAAAATATTTTTAGCAGTTTCTCTAACTTTTGGGTTAAGGTGAATGGGATAAATCACCTTGACGTCATCGTGTTCCTCAACTATTCTACGAATAGCTCGGAACATTTGCTCCATTGGTTTACCCAAATTCTCTCTACGGTGGGCAGTAATCATTATAAGACGACTATTTCCTACCCATTCCAATTGTTCGTGTTTGTAGTCTTCAGTTACTGTTGTAGCTAACGCATCAATAGCAGTATTTCCAGTCACATAAATATCGGAAATATTTTTTCCTTCTTTTACTAAATTTTGACGCGAAATTTCAGTGGGTGCAAAGTGAAATTTTGCCGTTAAGCCTACAGCTTGACGATTAAATTCTTCTGGGAATGGAGAATAAATATCGTAAGTACGTAATCCCGCTTCCACATGACCAACAGGAATTTGAAGATAGAAGCACGCTAATGATGCTGCAAATGTACTTGTTGTATCACCGTGAACCAATAAAACATCAGGTTCTTCCTTTTCCAGGATGGGTTTTATTTTCATTAAAATAGCTGAAGTCACATCAAATAATGTCTGATTATCTTTCATAATTTCCAAATCATAATCTGGTTTTATATTGAAAACATGTAAAACTTGGTCTAACATTTCTCTATGCTGCCCTGTTACACAAACTTTTACCTCTAAATTCGAGCGGCTTTTCAGTTCATTTACTAAAGGACACATTTTAATTGCTTCTGGTCTTGTACCAAATACGAGCATTATTTTTTTCATTTTTTCTCCTTGAATTTTTTTATTTACCTAAATATAGAAATGTTTTAGACTCTAACTGAAAAAGATTTTTATCTTTTGTACGTTTATTGGAGAGGATACTCTTTAACAAATTTTCAATAAAGTCTACATTATCCATAACCATCGGTGAGTGTTTTTTCTTTTCAACATTAATTATTAGGGTAGATGAAACTTTATCACTAGCTATTTTCTCTGAAAAACGCTTTGTTTCTTTAAATTGCTCATCTGAAACCCCTGTATAAAAGAAAATTGTTTTTTTTCGCGTTATATTCAAAGGATCAATAAAATTATTTATGTCACTCATGATATTTTCATTTATACTCTCCCTATTATCCGCATAAATAAGAGGCTTAAGCATCGGAAGATGTTTATTAACATATTCATTAATATCTATTTGAGGTACTAAACTAAATACCTTACTTATATAAGGACTTAATAAACCATGTATTAAGGCTCCTGTTCCTCCCTTACTACTTCCAAAAGAAATCACCATCTGATATTTTTTCTTGTTTACAACTTTTTTAATTTCTTCTTGGATAGTGCCTATAATATTTTTTCCAAAATCACTGAGGTACCAACCATATATTCCCGAATAATGATCTTCAATATAATAAAAATCTGCTTCCTCTATTTTTTTAGTCCAATTAAACCAATTATACTTTTCATGATATCGTCTAATTTCTTCATCTGTTATATCATTATTAAGATATGATGATATAGCTTCTTGCGGAACTCTACCAGCAGATTGAAATACGATTATTAACTTATCTGAACCATTGTCTACGTATTTTCCTGACATAATATTTCTCCCATTTTCAAATAATATTCTCTGTTTTTAAATAATTAATAATACGCTCAGTATTATTATTATCTGAAAAATTATTTATTTTTCTATACTTATTTTCAAAAATTTCTTCTAATTTATATTCATTTTTCTCAGCATTAATGATATGTTCAATAAGTTCTTGCTCATTGTAAGCAATTGGTCC
This window encodes:
- a CDS encoding CDP-glycerol glycerophosphotransferase family protein; the encoded protein is MTKTTVKTIKVSKTNIKIKIKASENILNATLHVHSRKDNKFSFSVSPHHTSSKMCTFIFSLRDISPFNLYYDFYLEYQNEKGEQQTERIRNSTRKQRLAINLLHLKYQALVYDYKKYLITAYFAVGGYLALQIREADEYDHIRYRLKEAVALFLIPFTYWYYKDAKLIYEKFSNYARDNSFYYFSYVQNKRRSKIFYIIKKNSPDIEKLSQYKKNTVYFMSIKHILLIIVSKYFIASESKGHAYAWRHNQSIARFFLNKKPFVFLQHGVLGLKKIDRTFFANNKLNHADLFITSSNVEKSIVLDCLGYEEEQIVLTGLARWDNKIVPTKERKIFLMPTWRTHLELLSHESFLESDFYREYHKLIHSKSLEKILREYDYSLYFMMHPKFIQFERYFTSDSECIKVLYQNEHPLDKELRTSELVITDYSSIMWDALYYDIPTLLFQFDQQEYLNLQGSYLDIEKDLSKIVVHNGEDLLQKIEEYIVEKKAPNISNYRNKYFAYFDSENSKRIDEAVKNWEGKYQFVSPLKKFLKWKTKR
- the wecB gene encoding non-hydrolyzing UDP-N-acetylglucosamine 2-epimerase, whose translation is MKKIMLVFGTRPEAIKMCPLVNELKSRSNLEVKVCVTGQHREMLDQVLHVFNIKPDYDLEIMKDNQTLFDVTSAILMKIKPILEKEEPDVLLVHGDTTSTFAASLACFYLQIPVGHVEAGLRTYDIYSPFPEEFNRQAVGLTAKFHFAPTEISRQNLVKEGKNISDIYVTGNTAIDALATTVTEDYKHEQLEWVGNSRLIMITAHRRENLGKPMEQMFRAIRRIVEEHDDVKVIYPIHLNPKVRETAKNILGDNERIRLIEPLEVIDFHNFLARSYMILTDSGGIQEEAPSLGKPVLVMRDTTERPEGIKAGTLKLVGTEEETIYKEFKTLLEDEKEYERMSQASNPYGNGTASKNITDILIEKL